A region of Parachlamydia acanthamoebae DNA encodes the following proteins:
- a CDS encoding non-homologous end joining protein Ku, translating to MRAIWKGALSFGLVNIPIQMYTASHDKEISFVMLHKKDHSQIRYARICKAEGKEVPWNEIVKGYEYEKGDYVVLDDKDFEKANLKKTKTIEIVNFVDENEVDTIYYSKPYFLEPDKNAFSAYSLLREALKKSKKVGLAKYILRNREHLAVIKVYENMLILNELRYQNELVKVEDLKIPAVGKSTGKEIDIAIQLIDHLTVPFEPQDFKDTYMEEIKQIIKQKAKGRPVHPKTEEPKSTKVHDIMSLLQASLESKKNPPKKTPRKTHKKAM from the coding sequence ATGCGAGCCATTTGGAAAGGTGCGTTAAGCTTTGGTTTAGTAAATATCCCGATTCAGATGTATACAGCTAGTCATGACAAAGAGATCTCATTTGTGATGCTTCATAAGAAGGATCATTCCCAAATTCGATATGCGAGAATCTGTAAAGCTGAAGGCAAGGAAGTTCCTTGGAATGAAATTGTGAAAGGCTATGAATATGAAAAAGGGGATTACGTTGTATTAGATGATAAGGACTTTGAAAAAGCCAATCTAAAAAAGACGAAAACCATTGAAATTGTAAATTTTGTCGATGAGAACGAGGTAGATACCATTTATTACTCGAAACCTTATTTTTTAGAGCCAGACAAAAATGCTTTCAGTGCCTACAGTTTATTACGTGAAGCTTTAAAAAAATCTAAAAAAGTGGGCTTAGCAAAATATATCCTGCGCAATCGTGAGCATTTAGCCGTGATAAAAGTTTACGAAAATATGCTGATACTCAATGAGCTGCGCTACCAAAATGAATTAGTCAAAGTGGAAGACCTAAAAATTCCAGCAGTGGGGAAATCCACGGGAAAGGAAATCGACATCGCCATTCAGCTCATTGATCACTTGACCGTTCCTTTTGAACCTCAAGATTTCAAAGATACCTACATGGAAGAAATCAAGCAGATTATCAAACAGAAAGCCAAGGGACGTCCTGTACACCCTAAAACGGAAGAACCCAAATCAACCAAAGTACACGACATCATGTCTCTCCTTCAAGCAAGCTTAGAAAGCAAAAAAAATCCGCCAAAAAAAACGCCTAGAAAAACGCATAAAAAGGCGATGTAA
- a CDS encoding type 1 glutamine amidotransferase domain-containing protein: protein MKSKNQKILIFVADEYEDLELQYPKFRLKEAGKEVVIAGEKKETIYAGKHSYPCKADIAFDQVSVDEYAALVIPGGYAPDKLRKLPKVLEITQQFHKQKKLIAFICHAGWIPISAKIINGIKCTSYISIKDDMVNAGVKWVDEAVVVDQHFISSRSPDDLPKFCPAIIEYLSKKG from the coding sequence ATGAAGTCAAAAAATCAAAAGATTTTAATCTTTGTTGCGGATGAATACGAAGATTTAGAATTACAGTATCCAAAGTTTCGGTTAAAAGAAGCGGGAAAAGAGGTTGTCATTGCGGGAGAAAAAAAAGAGACTATTTATGCAGGAAAGCACTCCTATCCTTGCAAAGCAGACATTGCTTTTGACCAAGTTTCCGTGGATGAATATGCTGCCTTAGTTATTCCAGGAGGATATGCCCCGGATAAACTGAGAAAACTTCCAAAAGTTTTGGAAATTACGCAACAATTTCACAAACAGAAAAAGCTCATCGCCTTTATCTGTCATGCTGGGTGGATTCCGATCTCTGCAAAAATCATCAATGGCATCAAGTGTACATCCTATATATCCATTAAAGATGACATGGTGAATGCGGGTGTTAAATGGGTTGATGAAGCCGTTGTTGTTGACCAACATTTTATCTCAAGCCGTTCTCCTGACGACCTTCCTAAGTTTTGTCCAGCCATCATTGAATATCTCTCAAAAAAAGGATAA
- the ligD gene encoding DNA ligase D, with the protein MSLGEYRSKRDLNKSKEPSAGKNKRSDALNFCIQKHAARRLHYDFRLEYKGVLLSWAVPKGPSLDPYDKRLAIQVEDHPLDYQYFEGTIPKGNYGAGKVEIWDRGTYTVPHVTTREEIEKYLTIGLKKGHFAVILHGEKLQGEFVFQKLKQDAEDTAWLLIKKEDAFATETDHDKPAKQVKMPEFVTPMLATLADHPFSSEDWLFEIKWDGYRALAFIDPNNVQLKSRNRILLNDRFPVIVDSLKKVKDKVIFDGELVVLDSAGKSDFQFMQNYQKDHAGVLYYYVFDLLYKDGQDLRNLPLIERKNLLKKLLKELNLPLIRYSDHIVKDGEDFYKEAVKNKLEGIIGKKVTSTYQSRRSQDWVKIKTALRQEVVIGGFTEPRGSRKKFGALLVGVYDDQGELHYVGHVGGGFTDELLEDVYKQLLPLSQKKSPFKNIPKPNMPVTWIKPKLVCEVSFAEWTKDDIMRQPIFRGLRIDKNPKEVKKEIPTASEEKKGRTSKRQELELTNLDKLYWPKEKYTKGDLIAYYQKVAPYLLPYLRNRPITLHRFPDGIEGKDFYQKNIDFSHPDWLKTFPVQHEGKVDHYLMISDLRSLLYAVNLGSIDLHPFTSRCKNLEKPDYCIIDLDPHDIAFEKVIEIASATHELLERAKIKNYCKTSGGKGLHIFIPLHAKYDYEQSKEFAHVIALCIHKQFPTITSVERSPQSRPKKIYLDYLQNRALQTIVAPYSVRPRPGALVSTPLLWEEVKPGLDPKDFDIHTILKRLDKMGDIFKPILGGGVNMQTALNRLKKMFI; encoded by the coding sequence ATGAGCTTGGGAGAATACCGCTCTAAACGAGATCTAAACAAAAGCAAAGAACCCTCTGCCGGAAAAAATAAACGTTCTGATGCTTTAAACTTTTGCATTCAAAAGCATGCCGCAAGGCGCTTACATTATGACTTTCGTTTAGAATACAAAGGAGTTCTTTTAAGTTGGGCCGTGCCAAAAGGGCCTTCACTTGACCCGTATGATAAACGGCTAGCCATCCAAGTGGAAGACCATCCTCTTGATTATCAATATTTTGAAGGAACTATTCCCAAAGGCAATTATGGCGCTGGTAAAGTGGAAATATGGGATCGAGGAACATATACGGTGCCCCATGTAACCACGCGAGAGGAAATTGAGAAATATCTCACAATAGGTTTAAAAAAAGGGCATTTTGCCGTCATTTTGCATGGTGAAAAACTACAAGGAGAATTTGTTTTTCAAAAGCTCAAGCAAGATGCAGAAGACACGGCATGGCTTTTAATTAAAAAAGAAGATGCTTTTGCGACAGAAACAGACCACGACAAGCCTGCTAAGCAAGTCAAAATGCCAGAATTTGTGACTCCTATGCTGGCCACATTAGCTGATCATCCTTTCAGTAGCGAAGATTGGCTTTTTGAAATCAAATGGGATGGCTATCGGGCCTTAGCCTTTATAGATCCAAACAATGTGCAGTTAAAGTCACGCAATCGCATTCTTTTAAATGATCGCTTCCCGGTTATTGTGGATAGCTTGAAAAAAGTGAAGGACAAAGTCATTTTTGACGGTGAACTAGTCGTTTTAGACTCTGCAGGTAAATCTGACTTTCAATTCATGCAAAATTATCAAAAAGATCATGCAGGGGTACTCTACTATTATGTGTTTGATCTTCTGTATAAAGATGGTCAAGACCTGCGCAATCTTCCCCTTATTGAACGCAAGAACCTTTTGAAAAAGTTGTTAAAGGAGTTAAATCTTCCCTTAATTCGTTATAGCGATCATATCGTGAAGGATGGAGAGGATTTTTATAAAGAAGCTGTAAAAAATAAGCTGGAAGGAATTATTGGCAAAAAGGTGACCAGCACATATCAATCTAGAAGAAGTCAAGATTGGGTAAAAATTAAAACAGCCTTGCGACAAGAAGTTGTGATTGGGGGTTTCACTGAGCCGCGTGGATCCCGTAAAAAATTTGGAGCGCTATTAGTTGGCGTTTATGATGATCAAGGAGAGCTACATTATGTTGGACATGTGGGAGGGGGATTTACCGACGAATTGTTGGAGGATGTTTATAAGCAGCTATTGCCATTGAGTCAAAAAAAATCGCCTTTCAAAAATATACCTAAACCCAATATGCCTGTGACCTGGATTAAACCTAAACTTGTATGTGAAGTTTCATTTGCTGAATGGACAAAGGATGACATTATGCGACAGCCTATTTTTCGAGGCCTAAGAATAGATAAGAACCCTAAGGAAGTTAAAAAGGAAATCCCAACAGCCAGTGAGGAAAAAAAAGGGAGAACAAGTAAACGACAAGAATTGGAGCTAACCAATTTAGATAAGCTGTATTGGCCCAAGGAAAAATATACCAAAGGGGATCTCATTGCGTATTATCAAAAAGTAGCTCCTTATCTATTGCCTTACCTTAGAAATCGCCCCATTACTTTACACCGTTTTCCTGATGGAATTGAGGGCAAAGACTTTTACCAAAAAAATATAGATTTTTCTCACCCCGATTGGTTGAAAACATTTCCTGTTCAGCACGAGGGGAAAGTGGATCATTATCTCATGATTTCAGATCTACGCAGCCTGCTTTATGCTGTGAATCTTGGATCCATTGATTTGCATCCTTTTACATCGCGTTGCAAAAATTTGGAAAAACCGGATTATTGTATTATCGATTTGGATCCTCATGATATCGCATTTGAAAAAGTGATAGAAATTGCCAGTGCGACACACGAGCTATTAGAAAGAGCGAAGATTAAAAACTACTGCAAAACATCGGGTGGAAAAGGACTGCATATTTTTATCCCTTTGCATGCGAAGTATGACTATGAACAATCCAAGGAATTTGCCCATGTGATTGCGCTATGTATACACAAGCAATTTCCTACAATCACTTCTGTCGAGAGAAGTCCTCAAAGCAGGCCAAAAAAAATTTACTTGGATTATCTACAAAACCGTGCTTTGCAAACCATTGTGGCTCCCTATTCAGTGCGTCCACGACCTGGTGCACTTGTTTCTACGCCCCTTTTGTGGGAAGAGGTAAAACCGGGTTTAGATCCAAAAGATTTTGATATACACACCATTTTAAAACGTCTCGATAAAATGGGGGATATCTTTAAGCCAATTTTGGGGGGTGGTGTCAACATGCAGACAGCCTTAAACCGTTTAAAAAAGATGTTCATTTAA
- a CDS encoding GNAT family N-acetyltransferase encodes MYRIEKFDLPLPPEQFEKLNVLIDVRDWAYFTEKQEESCWIYVAFDGIYPVGSIVGINTNLVLFAELHSFTVLPSYRGRKIGSQLLASAEQDLITNGCKSCSLFFRFDPDRNQANEKFLVAKGWNPSIHSAQFYLFHSALFDPPWLKHYAEPFAKPFREVFWKDIPKEDITYLKELEEQGSYPFYISPFHEPDKIEPLNSLALYCNREIVGWLVTHRVSPGMIRYQAFYIQHQYQHKGFAIKLLCDSIRLQTQSTVPYAVVEINTQISESSWVQFARKRLAPYAQGCGYMRQSWKRFKENI; translated from the coding sequence ATGTATCGGATAGAAAAGTTCGATCTCCCCCTTCCTCCTGAACAATTTGAAAAATTGAATGTTTTAATCGATGTTCGGGATTGGGCCTATTTTACCGAAAAGCAAGAGGAAAGCTGTTGGATCTATGTTGCCTTTGATGGGATCTATCCAGTAGGAAGTATTGTTGGTATTAATACAAACTTGGTGCTTTTTGCCGAGCTTCACTCGTTTACGGTTCTTCCCAGTTATCGTGGTCGTAAAATTGGCAGTCAGTTACTTGCGTCTGCAGAGCAAGATTTAATCACAAATGGTTGCAAATCTTGTTCATTGTTTTTTCGTTTTGATCCAGATAGAAACCAAGCCAACGAAAAGTTTTTGGTAGCCAAAGGATGGAATCCCAGTATTCATTCGGCACAGTTTTACTTGTTCCACTCAGCTCTTTTTGATCCGCCTTGGTTAAAACATTACGCCGAACCTTTTGCAAAGCCATTTCGAGAAGTTTTTTGGAAAGATATTCCAAAAGAAGATATTACTTATCTAAAAGAATTGGAAGAGCAGGGTTCATACCCTTTCTACATTTCCCCTTTTCATGAACCGGATAAGATTGAGCCGCTCAATAGTTTAGCTCTTTACTGTAATCGAGAAATTGTCGGTTGGCTAGTCACGCATCGTGTTTCTCCGGGCATGATTCGCTATCAAGCTTTTTATATTCAACATCAGTATCAGCACAAAGGATTTGCTATCAAGCTTTTGTGTGATTCTATCAGGCTTCAAACGCAATCAACCGTCCCTTATGCGGTTGTCGAAATTAATACCCAAATTTCAGAATCATCATGGGTCCAGTTTGCTCGCAAACGACTAGCTCCCTATGCGCAAGGGTGTGGATATATGCGGCAAAGCTGGAAAAGGTTTAAAGAAAATATTTGA